From one Staphylococcus kloosii genomic stretch:
- a CDS encoding NAD(P)H-dependent flavin oxidoreductase: MQLSTQLTKRLNIDYPIIQAGMAGSTTPELVAAVCNAGGLGMIGAGYFDGEKLESEIDVVKDLTTKPFAVNLFVPSNNEIDNGLVEHMQAWLKPYRKAFNLEEPVVNITEQQQFEQAIDIIINKQVPIVAFTFGIPDQEIITKLKAHHITLLGTATSVDEAKANEAAGIDIVVAQGSEAGGHRGSFIDTSNNGALVGTMSLVPQIVDNVSIPVVAAGGIMDGRGLIASMALGAQAVQMGTAFLTTLESGANNVLRDAILHSKETDTVVTPVFSGKPARGIDNEFIHEMNNYDDTIPSYPIQNQLTNAIRKAAAQKGDADMTHLWSGQSPRLAQAVSVDDLMQHILNQSKKVLQ, translated from the coding sequence ATGCAATTATCAACACAACTTACGAAACGCTTAAATATAGATTATCCAATAATTCAAGCAGGTATGGCTGGAAGTACTACACCAGAATTAGTCGCTGCGGTATGTAATGCAGGTGGTTTAGGCATGATAGGTGCTGGTTACTTTGATGGTGAAAAACTGGAAAGTGAAATTGATGTCGTGAAAGACTTAACGACTAAACCATTTGCAGTGAATTTATTCGTTCCAAGTAATAATGAAATAGACAATGGACTCGTAGAACATATGCAAGCTTGGCTTAAACCTTATCGCAAGGCATTTAATTTAGAAGAACCCGTTGTGAATATCACTGAGCAACAACAATTCGAACAAGCCATAGACATTATAATCAATAAGCAAGTTCCTATTGTCGCTTTTACTTTTGGAATTCCAGATCAAGAAATCATTACCAAATTGAAAGCACACCATATTACTTTATTAGGGACTGCTACATCAGTTGACGAAGCCAAAGCTAACGAAGCTGCAGGCATTGATATTGTTGTTGCGCAAGGCAGTGAAGCGGGTGGTCATCGTGGTTCATTTATAGACACGAGTAATAATGGCGCACTCGTAGGTACGATGTCATTAGTACCACAAATTGTCGATAACGTCTCTATACCGGTAGTTGCTGCTGGTGGCATTATGGATGGCAGAGGGTTAATTGCGAGTATGGCATTAGGTGCGCAAGCGGTACAGATGGGTACAGCGTTTTTAACTACGTTGGAAAGTGGCGCCAATAATGTTTTACGTGACGCTATTTTGCATAGTAAGGAAACAGATACGGTAGTTACTCCTGTATTTAGTGGCAAGCCGGCTCGTGGCATTGATAATGAGTTTATTCATGAAATGAATAATTATGACGATACCATTCCAAGTTATCCTATACAAAATCAACTAACAAATGCGATTCGTAAGGCTGCTGCGCAAAAAGGCGATGCCGATATGACGCATTTATGGAGTGGTCAAAGTCCAAGACTCGCTCAAGCAGTTAGTGTCGATGACTTAATGCAACACATTCTTAATCAATCGAAAAAAGTATTACAATAA
- the sufB gene encoding Fe-S cluster assembly protein SufB — translation MAKKAPDVGDYKYGFHEEDVSIFRSERGLTENIVKEISNMKEEPEWMLDFRLKALKYFYKMPMPQWGGDLSELDFDDITYYVKPSEHAERSWDEVPEEIKRTFDKLGIPEAEQKYLAGVSAQYESEVVYHNMEKELEEKGIIFKDTDSALRENEELFKEYFASVVPAADNKFSALNSAVWSGGSFIYVPKNIKLDTPLQAYFRINSENMGQFERTLIIADEGASVNYVEGCTAPVYTTSSLHSAVVEIIVHKDAHVRYTTIQNWANNVYNLVTKRTLVYENGNMEWVDGNLGSKLTMKYPNCVLMGEGAKGSTLSIAFAGKGQVQDAGAKMIHKAPNTSSTIVSKSISKDGGKVVYRGIVHFGRKAKGARSNIECDTLILDNESTSDTIPYNEVFNDNISLEHEAKVSKVSEEQLFYLMSRGISEEEATEMIVMGFIEPFTKELPMEYAVEMNRLIKFEMEGSIG, via the coding sequence AAATATGGTTTCCACGAAGAAGATGTTTCCATTTTCAGATCAGAACGAGGTTTAACAGAAAACATCGTTAAAGAAATTTCCAATATGAAAGAAGAGCCAGAATGGATGCTTGATTTCAGACTTAAAGCATTGAAATATTTCTACAAAATGCCAATGCCACAGTGGGGTGGAGATTTATCTGAATTAGACTTCGATGATATTACGTATTATGTAAAACCATCTGAACACGCTGAACGTTCATGGGATGAAGTTCCAGAAGAAATTAAACGTACATTTGATAAATTAGGTATTCCAGAAGCAGAGCAAAAATACCTTGCAGGTGTATCTGCGCAATATGAATCAGAAGTTGTTTACCATAACATGGAAAAAGAACTTGAAGAAAAAGGTATTATCTTTAAAGATACAGATAGTGCTTTAAGAGAAAATGAAGAATTATTCAAAGAATACTTTGCTTCAGTAGTACCTGCTGCTGACAACAAGTTTTCTGCATTAAACTCAGCTGTATGGTCTGGTGGTTCATTCATCTATGTTCCTAAGAACATTAAATTAGACACACCATTACAAGCATATTTCCGTATTAACTCAGAAAATATGGGTCAATTCGAACGTACACTAATTATTGCTGACGAGGGAGCTTCAGTAAACTACGTAGAAGGTTGTACTGCACCAGTTTACACAACAAGTTCATTACACTCAGCGGTAGTTGAAATTATTGTTCATAAAGATGCACACGTGCGTTATACTACAATTCAAAACTGGGCTAACAACGTTTATAACTTAGTTACTAAACGTACATTAGTTTATGAGAATGGTAATATGGAATGGGTAGACGGTAACTTAGGTTCTAAATTAACAATGAAATACCCTAACTGTGTGCTTATGGGTGAAGGCGCTAAAGGTAGTACTTTATCAATTGCTTTTGCAGGTAAAGGCCAAGTACAAGATGCCGGTGCGAAAATGATTCACAAAGCACCAAATACGTCTTCAACAATTGTTTCAAAATCTATTTCTAAAGATGGCGGTAAAGTTGTTTATCGTGGTATCGTTCACTTCGGACGTAAAGCGAAAGGTGCACGTTCAAATATTGAATGTGATACGTTGATTTTAGATAATGAATCAACTTCAGATACAATTCCTTACAATGAAGTATTTAACGACAACATCTCATTAGAACATGAAGCGAAAGTATCTAAAGTTTCTGAAGAACAATTATTCTATCTAATGAGTCGTGGTATTTCAGAAGAAGAAGCGACAGAAATGATCGTAATGGGCTTCATTGAACCATTCACAAAAGAGCTACCAATGGAATACGCAGTAGAAATGAACCGTCTAATCAAATTCGAAATGGAAGGTTCAATCGGTTAA
- a CDS encoding hemolysin family protein, with product MVISIIILLLASFFFSSSETALTAINKIKLSEEAQQGNKKAQKLLDFLHKPSDFITTILVCNTIANLLILALMTIVAINHNLNIVGTIILSIIVVILIGEVFPKSIAASIPNAVGRFNYGPLKLITMIFKPITMILNGLTDSIHHALTKNQESEQKYSKEEIRQLVTIAGSEGAFNEMESKRIQGVMDFDKLKINDVNTTPRINVTAFSDDASYEEVYETVKSNPYTRYPVYEGDIDNIVGVFHSKYLLAWNHEQDKSIIDYTSVPLFVNEHNKAEWVLRKMTVTRKHLAIVLDEYGGTDGIVSHEDLIEEMLGMEIEDEMDEEEEEKLTSNIKKN from the coding sequence TTGGTTATATCGATAATCATTTTATTGTTAGCCTCGTTTTTCTTTTCTAGTAGTGAAACGGCATTGACTGCTATAAACAAAATTAAATTAAGTGAAGAAGCACAACAAGGAAATAAAAAAGCACAAAAATTACTAGATTTTTTACATAAACCAAGTGATTTTATTACGACAATTTTAGTGTGCAACACAATAGCGAATCTATTGATTTTGGCGCTAATGACTATTGTCGCTATCAACCATAACTTAAATATTGTTGGAACAATTATACTGTCGATTATCGTAGTCATTCTTATAGGCGAAGTCTTTCCGAAATCTATTGCGGCATCAATTCCGAATGCTGTCGGTCGATTTAATTATGGTCCACTAAAATTAATAACTATGATTTTCAAACCAATCACGATGATTCTAAATGGCTTAACGGATAGTATACATCACGCATTAACAAAAAATCAGGAAAGCGAACAAAAGTATTCTAAAGAAGAAATACGACAACTTGTAACCATTGCTGGTAGCGAAGGTGCATTTAATGAGATGGAAAGCAAACGTATCCAAGGAGTAATGGATTTTGATAAATTAAAAATCAATGATGTTAATACTACGCCAAGAATCAATGTAACGGCATTTTCAGACGACGCGAGCTATGAAGAAGTATATGAAACTGTAAAATCAAATCCATATACAAGATACCCAGTTTATGAAGGTGACATTGATAATATAGTTGGTGTCTTTCATTCTAAATATTTATTAGCGTGGAATCATGAACAAGACAAATCGATCATCGATTATACTTCCGTGCCATTATTTGTTAATGAGCATAATAAAGCTGAGTGGGTATTAAGAAAAATGACCGTAACACGTAAACATTTAGCGATTGTTCTAGATGAATATGGTGGGACGGATGGTATCGTTTCTCACGAGGATTTAATTGAGGAAATGCTTGGAATGGAAATTGAAGATGAAATGGACGAAGAAGAGGAAGAAAAATTAACTTCAAACATAAAGAAAAATTAA
- a CDS encoding DUF72 domain-containing protein, protein MINIGLTGWGDHDTLYEDLQRKSDKLKTYASHFPIVELDASYYAIQPERNILKWIKETPEKFKFIVKIHQALTLHADYKEYAESRQELIDQFKLMLEPLKQVNKLAMVLVQFPPWFDCTAQNITYIRYIREQLKAFPMCVEFRHQSWFSDDFKEQTLSFLTEQNIIHSVCDEPQVGQGSIPLVNRITNSVAFVRYHGRNTHGWTKQDMTDEKWRDVRYLYDYTKEELTNLANKVKVLDQKASEVYVVFNNNSGGHAAKNAKTYQTILGIDYDGLAPQQLRLF, encoded by the coding sequence ATGATAAATATTGGACTCACAGGTTGGGGCGATCATGATACTTTATATGAAGATCTACAACGAAAATCAGATAAGTTAAAAACATATGCTAGTCATTTTCCAATCGTAGAACTTGATGCATCTTATTATGCAATTCAACCAGAAAGAAATATTTTAAAATGGATTAAAGAAACACCCGAAAAATTTAAATTCATAGTAAAAATACATCAAGCACTAACTTTACATGCAGACTATAAAGAGTACGCAGAGTCTAGGCAAGAATTAATAGACCAATTTAAACTAATGTTAGAACCATTAAAGCAAGTAAACAAACTAGCGATGGTATTAGTTCAGTTTCCACCATGGTTTGATTGTACTGCTCAGAATATTACATACATAAGGTACATTAGAGAACAATTAAAGGCTTTTCCTATGTGCGTTGAATTTCGACATCAATCTTGGTTTTCTGATGATTTTAAAGAACAAACATTATCATTTTTAACAGAGCAAAATATTATCCATTCTGTATGTGATGAACCTCAAGTAGGACAAGGTTCTATTCCATTAGTGAACAGAATTACTAATAGCGTTGCATTTGTGAGATACCATGGACGTAATACACATGGTTGGACCAAACAAGATATGACAGATGAAAAGTGGCGTGACGTACGTTATTTATATGATTATACCAAAGAAGAATTAACTAATTTAGCGAATAAAGTAAAAGTGTTGGATCAAAAAGCTAGCGAAGTTTACGTCGTGTTTAACAACAATTCTGGAGGGCATGCTGCGAAAAACGCTAAAACATATCAGACAATATTAGGTATAGATTATGATGGTTTGGCGCCGCAACAATTACGTTTATTTTAG